The following proteins are co-located in the Colletotrichum lupini chromosome 4, complete sequence genome:
- a CDS encoding DnaJ domain-containing protein yields the protein MASAIVVPHVLPVVPEGWSAEKDFKTVGKVSAATQRSLEPVGPHFLAHARRARHKRTFSEDDRIQAQEATKNVENEDDGEISEAEDPMMLQRDAKDWKNQDHYQVLGLTKYRWKATEDQIKRAHRKKVLKHHPDKKAAAGIVDDDNFFKCIQKATEVLLDPTKRQQYDSVDEKADVDPPTKKQLAKGGSTFYKLWSNVFKAEGRFSKTQPVPTFGDDKSSKEHVEEFYNFWYNFDSWRTFEYLDEDVPDDNENRDQKRHTERKNANARKKKKAEDNARLRKLLDDCSASDERIKRFRQEANAAKNKKKFEKEAAEKKALEEAQAKKEAEEKAAKEAEEKAKVDREQSKKAKEAAKNAVKKNKRVLKGSVKDANYFASGEPSAATIDSVLGDVELVQGQIDPDEIAALAGKLNGLKVADEIKGVWSEEVKRLVGAGKLKDGDAKSLTQ from the exons ATGGCTTCCGCCATCGTTGTTCCCCACGTCCTCCCGGTCGTTCCCGAGGGATGGTCCGCAGAGAAGGACTTCAAGACCGTCGGCAAGGTCTCTGCTGCCACTCAGCGAAGCCTTGAGCCTGTCGGCCCTCACTTCCTTGCCCACGCTCGCCGGGCCCGCCACAAGCGCACCTTCTCCGAGGATGATCGTATCCAGGCTCAAGAGGCTACTAAGAATGTCGAGAATGAAGACGATGGCGAAATTAGCGAGGCTGAGGACCCCATGATGCTTCAGCGCGATGCCAAGGATTGGAAG AACCAAGACCACTACCAGGTTCTGGGTCTGACCAAGTATCGCTGGAAGGCCACTGAGGATCAGATCAAGCGCGCCCACCGCAAGAAGGTTCTCAAGCACCACCCGGACAAGAAGGCCGCTGCTGGTATTGTCGATGACGACAACTTCTTCAAGTGCATCCAGAAGGCCACCGAGGTTCTTCTGGACCCCACCAAGCGTCAGCAGTACGACTCAGTCGACGAGAAGGCCGACGTCGATCCCCCCACCAAGAAGCAACTGGCCAAGGGTGGCAGCACATTCTACAAGCTCTGGAGCAACGTCTTCAAGGCTGAAGGTCGTTTCTCCAAAACCCAGCCGGTACCGACCTTTGGTGACGACAAGTCCTCCAAGGAGCACGTGGAGGAGTTCTACAACTTCTGGTATAACTTTGATAGTTGGAGAACTTTCGAGTATCTCGATGAGGATGTCCCCGACGACAACGAAAACCGCGATCAGAAGCGCCACACGGAACGCAAGAATGCTAACGCccgcaagaagaagaaggctgaGGACAACGCTCGTCTCCGCAAATTGCTTGACGACTGCTCGGCCAGCGACGAGCGCATCAAGCGTTTCAGACAAGAGGCCAACGCTGCCAAGAACAAGAAGAAGTTCGAAAAGGAGGCCGCCGAGAAGAAGGCCCTCGAGGAGGCTCAGGCCAAGAAGGAGGCCGAGGAGAAGGCTGCCAAGGAAGCAGAAGAGAAGGCTAAGGTCGACAGAGAGCAGTcgaagaaggccaaggaggCGGCAAAGAACGCTGTCAAGAAGAACAAGCGTGTTCTCAAGGGTTCGGTCAAGGACGCCAACTACTTTGCCTCTGGCGAGCCCTCCGCTGCTACAATTGACTCTGTTCTCGGTGACGTCGAGCTTGTCCAGGGCCAGATCGACCCTGACGAGATTGCGGCTTTGGCTGGCAAGCTCAACGGCCTTAAGGTGGCTGATGAGATTAAGGGTGTCTGGAGCGAGGAGGTCAAGAGATTGGTCGGCGCTGGCAAGCTCAAGGATGGTGACGCCAAGTCTTTGACTCAGTAA
- a CDS encoding RNA recognition domain-containing protein, with translation MPPQIKQDLNRSGWESTDFPSVCENCLPENPYVKMLKEDYGSECKLCTRPFTVFSWSADRAHGRKKRTNICLTCARLKNCCQACMLDLSFGLPIVVRDAALKMVAPGPSSDINREYFAQNNELAIEEGRAGVEEYEKTDEKARELLRRLAASKPYFRKGRAVENPDDEGQKGSGSSGGLGGNPAVGAGVGGPGPIRTRDSRAAVALGARPGRPKQAFPSAAQLPPGPQDWMPPADKNIMSLFITGIEDDLPEHKIRDFFKTHGRLKSLVCSHMSHCAFVNYETREAAEKAAASCQGRAVIAGCPLRVRWGVPKAIGTMDKEQRSQMLMDARRGQANARGADGRGVKRQIAGRSDVGNAAHSPAAPVVAPPPGADDGAQYVSLQGD, from the exons ATGCCACCACAAATCAAACAAGACCTGAATCGCTCAGGCTGGGAATCGACTGATTTCCCTTCTGTTTGCGAAAACTGTCTACCAGAGAATCCTTACGTCAAAATGTTGAAAGAAGATTATGGCTCCGAGTGCAAATTG TGTACGAGACCTTTCACTGTCTTCAGCTGGAGTGCTGACCGAGCCCACGGCCGAAAGAAGCGAACAAACATCTGCCTGACCTGCGCGCGGCTCAAAAATTGTTGCCAGGCATGCATGCTGGACCTTTCTTTTGGGCTGCCCATCGTGGTTCGCGATGCAGCCTTGAAGATGGTAGCCCCGGGGCCATCGTCCGACATCAACCGCGAATATTTTGCCCAAAATAACGAACTCGCCATTGAAGAAGGTCGCGCGGGAGTCGAAGAATACGAAAAAACGGACGAAAAGGCTAGAGAACTCCTGCGAAGATTGGCTGCAAGTAAACCGTACTTTCGAAAGGGCCGCGCCGTCGAGAATCCCGACGACGAGGGTCAGAAAGGCTCCGGTTCGAGCGGTGGACTAGGTGGCAACCCAGCCGTCGGCGCCGGTGTTGGTGGGCCAGGACCTATCCGAACCAGAGACTCGAGAGCTGCCGTAGCTCTAGGTGCGAGGCCGGGCAGGCCGAAGCAAGCTTTTCCAAGCGCTGCACAGTTGCCTCCTGGACCACAGGATTGGATGCCTCCGGCTGACAAGAATATCATGTCCCTCTTCATCACCGGGATCGAGGACGACCTTCCTGAGCATAAGATCCGAGATTTCTTCAAAACGCATGGCAGACTCAAAAGTCTGGTTTGCTCCCATATGTCACACTGCGCATTCGTCAACTACGAAACGAGAGAGGCGGCTGAGAAAGCTGCTGCATCATGTCAGGGTCGTGCCGTTATTGCAGGATGCCCGTTGCGTGTGCGATGGGGTGTCCCCAAAGCAATCGGGACGATGGACAAGGAGCAGCGTTCACAGATGCTCATGGACGCTCGACGAGGGCAGGCGAACGCGCGGGGAGCCGATGGCAGAGGTGTAAAGAGGCAGATTGCCGGTCGCTCGGATGTAGGAAACGCCGCTCACTCGCCAGCTGCACCAGTCGTTGCACCCCCGCCAGGCGCAGACGATGGCGCACAGTATGTTAGTCTACAGGGCGACTGA
- a CDS encoding CFEM domain-containing protein, protein MKTSFIAILAAAAGMAIADSLDVPDCAKQCVNDDIQKSGCAQDQIKDCYCQKANVNSLVNCVSGACKDQNDLIKAAQAAQKSCPQLTGGGFIPGTNNGGGNNNGGNNGGKN, encoded by the coding sequence ATGAAGACATCATTCATCGCAATcctcgctgccgccgccggcatGGCCATTGCTGACAGCCTTGACGTGCCCGACTGCGCAAAGCAGTGTGTCAACGATGACATCCAGAAGAGTGGCTGCGCTCAAGATCAGATCAAGGATTGCTACTGCCAAAAGGCCAATGTCAACTCACTTGTCAACTGCGTTAGCGGCGCCTGCAAAGACCAGAACGACCTGATCAAGGCTGCTCAGGCTGCACAGAAGTCCTGTCCACAGCTCACTGGCGGTGGCTTCATCCCTGGTACAAACAATGGCGGTGGCAACAACAACGGCGGTAACAACGGGGGAAAGAACTAG